The genomic window CGCTTAAGATTAACACCCGCAATTAATATTCTGATACTTGATTATGAAATGCCCTCTAAAAATGGCTGTGAATTAATGCAAGAAATAAAGGAAACTTTTGTGGATCGATCTTTTATTTTTATTGGTTTAACCGGCAATAGAAATGGTGCGATTAAATTTTTAGCCAATGGTGCTGATGATGTTTTTATTAAGCCAATCGATAATGAACTCTTTACCTTAACGCTTAGAAGACTGATCTTTAATGCGCATAAAATGAATAAAGATCAATGCACTCTCAACGACTATAAAAAAATCATTAATAATATGACTAAGGAAATTTCTGACCCTATTTACGTATTAACAACGGTGAATGATTGTTTATTAGAGGGAAAAGTCAGTAAGGCACAATACCAAAATTTTAAAGAACTTAGCCAGTTATCCAAAGAAAAATTAACCCGTACTTTTGACAGTTTTTTAAATTATTTTACCATTTCTAACTATATGCAAAGCTCTGCTTTAAAGTCATCTTCGTTGCAATCAATGATAGCAACACAACTATACCTCGAATCAAGCAGAGATAAATTACGTAATATTATCGTAAAAAAATCGTTTGATGACGATATTAAAAACTTATGTGTTCCAGAGAAGATTGGTCAAGTTATCAATCAATTGACTCATGATGCCGTGATGCGGTCACAAAACGGTGGTGAGCTTAAAATTCGACTTTATACAAAAAATGAGGATATTGTTTTTGAAGTAGAAGACGCCTCACCTTTAGATAAAGCCACTCCGCTGACATCTGTAGAAATAGAAAAATCCCCTGAAGGTATGATCCAAACACCTATTTTAAATCAATTACTTTGCCAAAAAATTATCGATGAATACGATGGTTCTATAGGGGTTCATCATGAAAATAGTGGCGACGTCCATTTTTTTAAAATCCCCAAAAAGACATTTTATTTAGGTGAAATATATCATTAGCTTATAGCTTTATTGGTTAATCTTCTGGCTAGTAATTAATTAATTTCTTCAAATGCGACTACATAATAGCCGTCCATTAGCGCGCTTTTCAATTCGGTATAAACTTTAAATCGCTTAACGCCATGGCGCTTGGTCTGAATATTTACGGTCACCATAACAAAGCTATCTTTTTCAGCATCTATTGATTCCATACTCAGTTCCCATAAGCTTTCAACGACCTTCTGATAATGGGGATCTGGATAGGCTTTTTGCCACCAGTGATTCTTATCTGGTATATCGGCTAAATCCCAACCAATAATGTTAGTAAAGCTTTGGTTCAAATAAACAATAGTATGATTTAGCGCTTCTTCATTAAGCTCAACAACCAAAATAGGCAGTGGTAACATATCAAAAAATGTTGTTGGAATTGGCTTAGACAAAGCAGTACCTCTAACCTAAAAGGTTATAAAATTAATGAACAGGAAAATGCCACAGTTCTATAACGCCATCACTATTACTGGCATTAATAAACTTGATAGTTTTAACATCTTTGATAGTTTCGCTATCCCCATCATTCATTGCGACACTTAATACCGATGCTCGGCCATTTTCCATTGTTGACTGCCACTGAGCGAGTAATGCGCCATCGGCCACTCGCCATAACTGTAATACTTGCCTGGGTGAGCCAGTTAAAAACAGTTGTTTGTCAGCAGAAAAAACAGAGTCATTCACTTCCATAAATTTTAAGTAAGTATCTAATTCAGCAATGAGCTGACCTGTTGCTAGGTTCCAAAATTTGCGTTCTTTAACCGCGTCAATACTAAAGCCAACCAAACCGTCGCTACTGATATCAACATGATTAACTCGACTGGCATGACTAAATTCAAAAAGGGTTTTACCCGTTGAAGTATTCCATAACTGGGCCACTTTATCACTTGAACCGGTAAAAGCAATTTGACCGTTTTCAGACAGGCTCACCGCGTTTATATCTAAACGATGTTTTTGAAAAGTAGTGACCTTATTCGCTTTGGTATCAATAACACTGGCTTTACCGCTACGAAATCCTAATAACAGTAACTGACCATTTTTAGACACCGACATATCATTAATTATATTATCTGCGACTTGCCACTCACCGACTATTTCAAGATTATCAATTGTATATTGCTTTACAGACACACGATTAGAAAGATATAAGAACTGATTATTATTACTGATATAAGCGATTTCAATATGTTGTGCATGATCAGCGGGAAGGCAATTAGGT from Colwellia sp. PAMC 20917 includes these protein-coding regions:
- a CDS encoding ATP-binding response regulator, whose amino-acid sequence is MMNSNIFLVNLPDQVSKSLLPVLQGENLGHVESFIADDLTQPLKVAITNTDYLILYIEKIDEESITRLKLKQNVPTLLITRSLNFEMERTAKEHYIDMVVNENDSELSSLIYGFIRQHDIYRFQHALVVDDSRVDSRIVANILSSEFIHNDTELNSEQVIERLRLTPAINILILDYEMPSKNGCELMQEIKETFVDRSFIFIGLTGNRNGAIKFLANGADDVFIKPIDNELFTLTLRRLIFNAHKMNKDQCTLNDYKKIINNMTKEISDPIYVLTTVNDCLLEGKVSKAQYQNFKELSQLSKEKLTRTFDSFLNYFTISNYMQSSALKSSSLQSMIATQLYLESSRDKLRNIIVKKSFDDDIKNLCVPEKIGQVINQLTHDAVMRSQNGGELKIRLYTKNEDIVFEVEDASPLDKATPLTSVEIEKSPEGMIQTPILNQLLCQKIIDEYDGSIGVHHENSGDVHFFKIPKKTFYLGEIYH
- a CDS encoding WD40 repeat domain-containing protein; translated protein: MKILILLMLSLFASACSQQDVYNSAAVSKSSYSKSAIATTALSDDGKLTAVVNGNGVCLWQNNHQSILPNCLPADHAQHIEIAYISNNNQFLYLSNRVSVKQYTIDNLEIVGEWQVADNIINDMSVSKNGQLLLLGFRSGKASVIDTKANKVTTFQKHRLDINAVSLSENGQIAFTGSSDKVAQLWNTSTGKTLFEFSHASRVNHVDISSDGLVGFSIDAVKERKFWNLATGQLIAELDTYLKFMEVNDSVFSADKQLFLTGSPRQVLQLWRVADGALLAQWQSTMENGRASVLSVAMNDGDSETIKDVKTIKFINASNSDGVIELWHFPVH